One part of the Bacillus rossius redtenbacheri isolate Brsri chromosome 18, Brsri_v3, whole genome shotgun sequence genome encodes these proteins:
- the LOC134541150 gene encoding ankyrin repeat domain-containing protein 27 gives MEPSYDEDLNENSFFQLLQTDHAELFEKATLEGWTICVPRAGSTPRYTLAHEDFYGHVLVPSDELPESHFRTLSGRAVRVSNRLVTVEHEDIARPLSTHILFEETFYTEDLVRYKVLCVESPLVSHLGAGSGEGSPPVAVHTLRECIDLLWTECSGKDILERMDAAMGAFRSAAGLDSEPLQAQKDRAGRLYVRCLQLALEDPRLKEQAGADKRLLENVKLAVETYVHHGIYRQLFEGIAACTAYEDASLNKVIRNLSDIQLRDLDVRPDLCDTVPRARQELSRVDAYSTTLGKMGCLRRMVSAISKQSGPKRTSSLGGGNIIAADDLLPMIVFLVIKTALPNWIAHLTYMKHFHFSVCASCQVDEYNFLITTLEAAIEHIKSGVLLGNSAPEAQFIYESQENRETPPSDSNDGGNESDGEETCIGDFFESIKQGNIARVEKMLKRNGYVTNQSSEKTSGLCHPLCSCDRCESVMSRSLCDTAPTVRSCDDKGFTALHVACLFGQPMIVDLLVSAGADANARDCSGSVPLHYCAARGYQNALLLLIHAGARLGERDSDGNTPLHLASNNGHEGCVKALLYFAEHVGARLDTNVANKKGDTALHFAARWGYEGIVEILLEHGASCAVQNRRQLTPTDCAHSLHISKLLLSHRKADKLVPTQVVVRSGHLDRNAEAAAASKPGLDFVDAGRDGATDGWLGNCDRESLSAHMQSTEQIKKVEKILKAIAQGDTRLACFYLGLEGCGEDRGSSGAARRGGVACHPLCRCETCGADADRDEEQGVRAADVNVCNPEGVTPLHAAAAHGRADLVRLLLERGARADAVTRARRASPLHLACQHQQLRAARLLLQAGCSVDLADARGNTALHYCSDARLVRLLLAFRPRLDAANAEGRTPLQQAEERMSLAVVALLRAQ, from the coding sequence ATGGAGCCCAGCTACGACGAGGACCTGAACGAGAACAGCTTCTTCCAGCTGCTGCAGACGGACCACGCCGAGCTGTTCGAGAAGGCGACCCTGGAGGGCTGGACCATCTGCGTGCCGCGCGCGGGCTCCACCCCGCGCTACACCCTGGCGCACGAGGACTTCTACGGACACGTGCTGGTCCCCAGCGACGAGCTGCCCGAGAGCCACTTCCGCACGCTGAGCGGGCGCGCCGTGCGCGTGAGCAACCGGCTGGTGACCGTGGAGCACGAGGACATCGCCCGGCCCCTCAGCACGCACATCCTGTTCGAGGAGACCTTCTACACCGAGGACCTGGTCAGGTACAAGGTGCTGTGCGTGGAGAGCCCGCTGGTGAGCCACCTGGGGGCGGGCTCCGGGGAGGGCAGCCCCCCGGTCGCCGTGCACACGCTGCGGGAGTGCATCGACCTGCTGTGGACCGAGTGCTCGGGCAAGGACATCCTGGAGAGGATGGACGCGGCGATGGGCGCGTTCCGCTCCGCGGCGGGCCTCGACTCGGAGCCCCTGCAGGCGCAGAAGGACCGCGCGGGCCGGCTGTACGTGCGGTGCCTGCAGCTGGCGCTGGAGGACCCGCGCCTCAAGGAGCAGGCTGGCGCCGACAAGCGCCTGCTGGAGAACGTCAAGCTGGCCGTGGAGACGTACGTGCACCACGGCATCTACAGGCAGCTCTTCGAGGGCATCGCCGCGTGCACGGCGTACGAGGACGCGTCGCTCAACAAGGTGATCCGCAACCTGTCGGACATCCAGCTGCGCGACCTGGACGTGCGGCCGGACCTGTGCGACACGGTGCCGCGCGCCCGGCAGGAGCTGTCCCGTGTCGACGCCTACAGCACGACGCTGGGCAAGATGGGCTGCCTGAGGCGCATGGTGTCCGCCATCTCCAAGCAGAGCGGCCCCAAGCGGACGTCCAGCCTGGGCGGGGGCAACATCATAGCCGCGGACGACCTCCTGCCGATGATAGTCTTCCTGGTGATAAAGACCGCCCTGCCGAACTGGATCGCGCATTTGACGTACATGAAGCACTTCCACTTCTCGGTGTGCGCGAGTTGCCAGGTGGACGAGTACAACTTCCTCATCACCACGCTGGAGGCGGCCATCGAGCACATCAAGTCCGGGGTGCTGTTGGGCAACTCGGCCCCCGAAGCCCAGTTCATTTACGAGTCACAAGAGAACAGGGAGACCCCGCCTTCCGATTCCAATGACGGGGGAAATGAGTCAGACGGTGAAGAAACTTGCATTGGAGATTTTTTCGAAAGTATCAAGCAAGGCAACATAGCTCGTGTGGAAAAGATGCTGAAGCGCAACGGCTACGTGACGAACCAGTCCTCAGAGAAGACCAGCGGCCTGTGTCACCCGCTGTGTTCGTGCGACAGGTGCGAGAGTGTGATGTCGCGCAGCTTGTGCGACACGGCCCCCACCGTCCGCTCGTGCGACGACAAGGGCTTCACGGCGCTGCACGTCGCGTGCCTGTTCGGGCAGCCCATGATCGTGGACCTGCTGGTGAGCGCCGGCGCGGACGCGAACGCGCGCGACTGCAGCGGCTCGGTGCCGCTCCACTACTGCGCGGCGCGCGGCTACCAGAACGCCCTCCTGCTGCTGATACACGCCGGGGCGCGGCTGGGCGAGCGCGACAGCGACGGCAACACGCCCCTGCACCTGGCCTCCAACAACGGCCACGAGGGCTGCGTGAAGGCGCTCCTGTACTTCGCGGAGCACGTGGGCGCGCGGCTCGACACCAACGTCGCCAACAAGAAGGGAGACACGGCGCTGCACTTTGCGGCGCGCTGGGGGTACGAGGGCATCGTGGAGATACTGCTGGAGCACGGGGCCAGCTGCGCGGTCCAGAACAGGCGGCAGCTGACGCCCACGGACTGCGCGCACAGCCTCCACATCTCCAAGCTGCTGCTGAGCCACAGGAAGGCCGACAAGCTGGTCCCCACCCAGGTGGTCGTCAGGAGCGGGCATCTCGACCGGAACGCGGAAGCGGCCGCGGCTTCCAAGCCGGGGCTGGACTTCGTGGACGCAGGCAGGGACGGAGCGACGGACGGCTGGCTCGGCAACTGCGACCGGGAGTCTCTCTCGGCCCACATGCAGTCCACGGAGCAGATCAAGAAGGTGGAGAAGATCCTGAAGGCCATAGCGCAGGGTGACACGCGCCTGGCGTGCTTCTACCTGGGCCTGGAGGGGTGCGGGGAGGACAGGGGGAGCAGCGGCGCTGCGCGGCGCGGCGGGGTGGCGTGCCACCCGCTGTGCCGCTGCGAGACGTGCGGCGCGGATGCGGACCGGGATGAGGAGCAAGGCGTACGCGCGGCGGATGTGAACGTGTGCAACCCGGAGGGCGTGACGCCGCTGCACGCGGCCGCCGCGCACGGCCGCGCGGACCTGGTGCGGCTGCTGCTGGAGCGCGGCGCGCGGGCGGACGCGGTGACGCGCGCGCGCCGGGCCAGCCCGCTGCACCTGGCCTGCCAGCACCAGCAGCTGCGCGCGGCGCGCCTGCTGCTGCAGGCCGGCTGCAGCGTGGACCTGGCGGACGCGCGGGGCAACACCGCGCTGCACTACTGCAGCGACGCGCGGCTGGTGCGGCTGCTGCTGGCCTTCAGGCCGCGCCTCGACGCCGCCAACGCCGAGGGCAGGACGCCGCTGCAGCAGGCGGAGGAGCGGATGTCGCTGGCCGTGGTCGCGCTGCTGAGGGCCCAGTGA
- the LOC134541221 gene encoding uncharacterized protein LOC134541221 has protein sequence MAGVCGALDRLSPGTRRRFFDGFINVLRSSVGRSVYRQFLREYFEEENNLVFWEMCDDIIEHYEAKDMEARVAAARDVLAFAAHTDNAVNLDEWQLRRLRACLARPGRDDTALLEALHDARNTAFDWLEERYATFLECCTPGARW, from the exons ATGGCCGGCGTGTGTGGAGCCCTGGACAGGCTGTCCCCCGGCACGCGCAGGCGCTTCTTCGACGGCTTCATCAACGTGCTGAGGAGCAGCGTGGGGCGGAGCGTGTACCGCCAGTTCCTGCGGGAGTACTTTGAGGAGGAGAACAACCTGGTGTTCTGGGAGATGTGCGACGACATCATAGAGCACTACGAGGCCAAGGACATGGAAGCCCG GGTGGCCGCCGCCAGGGACGTGCTGGCCTTCGCCGCGCACACGGACAACGCGGTGAACCTGGACGAGTGGCAGCTGCGGCGGCTGCGGGCGTGCCTGGCGCGGCCGGGCCGCGACGACACGGCGCTGCTGGAGGCGCTGCACGACGCCAGGAACACGGCCTTCGACTGGCTGGAGGAGCGCTACGCCACCTTCCTGGAGTGCTGCACGCCCGGCGCGCGCTGGTGA